From the genome of Malus sylvestris chromosome 6, drMalSylv7.2, whole genome shotgun sequence, one region includes:
- the LOC126627438 gene encoding thylakoid lumenal protein TL20.3, chloroplastic isoform X3, whose protein sequence is MVGCSNKQNKTNNAESKNWKNIVSAALAAAVISFSSGNMPAIADLNKFEAETPGEFGIGSAAQFGSADLRKAVHVNENFRRANFTSADMRESDFSGSTFNGAYMEKAVAYKANFAGADLSDTLMDRMVLNEANLKDAVLVRSVLTRSDLGGALIEGADFSDAVLDLLQKQALCKYASGTNPTTGVSTRASLGCGNSRRNAYGSPSSPLLSAPPQKLLNRDGFCDQGTGLCDVK, encoded by the exons ATG GTAGGTTGTTCCAACAAGCAAAACAAGACCAATAATGCAGAGTCAAAGAACTGGAAAAATATTGTTTCAGCAGCATTGGCAGCAGCAGTTATAAGCTTTAGCTCTGGCAATATGCCTGCCATTGCTGACCTCAATAAATTTGAAGCTGAGACACCTGGtgaatttggaattggatcaGCAGCCCAATTTGGATCTGCAGACCTCAG GAAAGCTGTGCATGTGAACGAAAATTTCAG AAGAGCCAATTTCACATCTGCGGATATGAGGGAATCTGATTTCAGTGGTTCAACTTTCAATGGTGCATACATGGAGAAAGCTGTTGCATATAAGGCAAATTTCGCAG GTGCGGATTTGAGCGACACGTTGATGGATCGTATG GTCCTTAATGAAGCTAATCTCAAAGACGCCGTGCTAGTTAGATCTGTTCTCACCCGCAGTGATCTCGGGGGTGCCCTCATTGAAGGAGCTGACTTCAGTGACGCGGTCTTGGACCTGCTCCAGAAGCAG GCTCTTTGCAAGTATGCAAGTGGGACGAACCCAACGACAGGGGTGAGCACAAGAGCAAGCCTAGGCTGTGGGAACAGTCGCCGAAATGCTTATGGCAGTCCCTCTTCCCCTCTGCTAAGTGCTCCGCCTCAGAAGCTGCTTAACCGGGATGGATTCTGTGATCAAGGCACTGGTCTTTGTGATGTAAAATGA
- the LOC126627438 gene encoding thylakoid lumenal protein TL20.3, chloroplastic isoform X2, which produces MALTFISPLSIKSLTSCSSSSKAPPVRLSSLSNKHFSVVCQIDPAKRHHFHGCSNKQNKTNNAESKNWKNIVSAALAAAVISFSSGNMPAIADLNKFEAETPGEFGIGSAAQFGSADLRKAVHVNENFRRANFTSADMRESDFSGSTFNGAYMEKAVAYKANFAGADLSDTLMDRMVLNEANLKDAVLVRSVLTRSDLGGALIEGADFSDAVLDLLQKQALCKYASGTNPTTGVSTRASLGCGNSRRNAYGSPSSPLLSAPPQKLLNRDGFCDQGTGLCDVK; this is translated from the exons ATGGCACTCACTTTTATCTCCCCTTTATCCATTAAATCCTTAACAAGTTGTTCTTCCAGTTCAAAAGCTCCTCCAGTTCGGCTATCATCCCTCTCCAACAAGCACTTTTCTGTAGTCTGTCAGATAGACCCTGCAAAGAGACACCATTTTCATG GTTGTTCCAACAAGCAAAACAAGACCAATAATGCAGAGTCAAAGAACTGGAAAAATATTGTTTCAGCAGCATTGGCAGCAGCAGTTATAAGCTTTAGCTCTGGCAATATGCCTGCCATTGCTGACCTCAATAAATTTGAAGCTGAGACACCTGGtgaatttggaattggatcaGCAGCCCAATTTGGATCTGCAGACCTCAG GAAAGCTGTGCATGTGAACGAAAATTTCAG AAGAGCCAATTTCACATCTGCGGATATGAGGGAATCTGATTTCAGTGGTTCAACTTTCAATGGTGCATACATGGAGAAAGCTGTTGCATATAAGGCAAATTTCGCAG GTGCGGATTTGAGCGACACGTTGATGGATCGTATG GTCCTTAATGAAGCTAATCTCAAAGACGCCGTGCTAGTTAGATCTGTTCTCACCCGCAGTGATCTCGGGGGTGCCCTCATTGAAGGAGCTGACTTCAGTGACGCGGTCTTGGACCTGCTCCAGAAGCAG GCTCTTTGCAAGTATGCAAGTGGGACGAACCCAACGACAGGGGTGAGCACAAGAGCAAGCCTAGGCTGTGGGAACAGTCGCCGAAATGCTTATGGCAGTCCCTCTTCCCCTCTGCTAAGTGCTCCGCCTCAGAAGCTGCTTAACCGGGATGGATTCTGTGATCAAGGCACTGGTCTTTGTGATGTAAAATGA
- the LOC126627438 gene encoding thylakoid lumenal protein TL20.3, chloroplastic isoform X1 gives MALTFISPLSIKSLTSCSSSSKAPPVRLSSLSNKHFSVVCQIDPAKRHHFHVARNERGSANGVIGSVEIISRFYYVLYSKHTSLLHWLEKVGCSNKQNKTNNAESKNWKNIVSAALAAAVISFSSGNMPAIADLNKFEAETPGEFGIGSAAQFGSADLRKAVHVNENFRRANFTSADMRESDFSGSTFNGAYMEKAVAYKANFAGADLSDTLMDRMVLNEANLKDAVLVRSVLTRSDLGGALIEGADFSDAVLDLLQKQALCKYASGTNPTTGVSTRASLGCGNSRRNAYGSPSSPLLSAPPQKLLNRDGFCDQGTGLCDVK, from the exons ATGGCACTCACTTTTATCTCCCCTTTATCCATTAAATCCTTAACAAGTTGTTCTTCCAGTTCAAAAGCTCCTCCAGTTCGGCTATCATCCCTCTCCAACAAGCACTTTTCTGTAGTCTGTCAGATAGACCCTGCAAAGAGACACCATTTTCATG tGGCAAGAAACGAGAGGGGGAGTGCGAATGGAGTTATAGGGAGCGTGGAAATCATTTcccgattttattatgtcttGTATTCCAAGCACACTAGCTTACTGCATTGGCTTGAAAAGGTAGGTTGTTCCAACAAGCAAAACAAGACCAATAATGCAGAGTCAAAGAACTGGAAAAATATTGTTTCAGCAGCATTGGCAGCAGCAGTTATAAGCTTTAGCTCTGGCAATATGCCTGCCATTGCTGACCTCAATAAATTTGAAGCTGAGACACCTGGtgaatttggaattggatcaGCAGCCCAATTTGGATCTGCAGACCTCAG GAAAGCTGTGCATGTGAACGAAAATTTCAG AAGAGCCAATTTCACATCTGCGGATATGAGGGAATCTGATTTCAGTGGTTCAACTTTCAATGGTGCATACATGGAGAAAGCTGTTGCATATAAGGCAAATTTCGCAG GTGCGGATTTGAGCGACACGTTGATGGATCGTATG GTCCTTAATGAAGCTAATCTCAAAGACGCCGTGCTAGTTAGATCTGTTCTCACCCGCAGTGATCTCGGGGGTGCCCTCATTGAAGGAGCTGACTTCAGTGACGCGGTCTTGGACCTGCTCCAGAAGCAG GCTCTTTGCAAGTATGCAAGTGGGACGAACCCAACGACAGGGGTGAGCACAAGAGCAAGCCTAGGCTGTGGGAACAGTCGCCGAAATGCTTATGGCAGTCCCTCTTCCCCTCTGCTAAGTGCTCCGCCTCAGAAGCTGCTTAACCGGGATGGATTCTGTGATCAAGGCACTGGTCTTTGTGATGTAAAATGA
- the LOC126626855 gene encoding proline--tRNA ligase, chloroplastic/mitochondrial-like, which produces MVVSLRIPSLSSLFSPSISRRPPALLRRRHHHIRTPVCSASFSGQSTVYKTNDRVDTPTQKNNRVVDRAVTPRSQDFNAWYLDVIEQAELADYGPVRGTMVIRPYGYAIWEAIQDYLNVKFKETGHSNMYFPQFIPYSFIEKEASHVEGFSPELAVVTIGGGKELEEKLVVRPTSETIVNHMFTQWIHSYRDLPLMVNQWANVTRWEMRTKPFVRTLEFLWQEGHTAHATSEEAEKEAIQMIDVYTKFAYEETAIPVIAGRKSKIETFAGAVRTYTIEAMMGDRKALQAGTSHNLGQNFSRAFGTQFTDESGQRQHVWQTSWAVSTRFVGGIIMTHGDDTGLMLPPKIAPIQVVITPIWKKDDDREGVLSAASSVKEALQTADIRVKLDDSDQRTPGWKFNFWEMKGVPLRIELGPRDVSSQTVVICKRDVPGKQGKVFGISMEPSVLKAYVKDKLDEIQSSLLEKAKSFRDSNIVDVSSYDELKVAISQGKWARGPWSASDKDELKVKEETGATIRCFPFEQPQGIKTCLMTGNRAEEVAIFAKSY; this is translated from the exons ATGGTCGTGTCACTGAGAATCCCTTCTCTGAGCTCACTCTTCTCCCCCTCCATCTCCCGCCGTCCTCCGGCACTTCTCCGCCGTCGCCACCACCACATCCGAACACCCGTATGCTCCGCCTCTTTCTCCGGTCAGAGCACGGTGTACAAAACCAATGACCGAGTGGACACTCCGACTCAGAAGAACAACCGAGTCGTGGACCGAGCCGTCACTCCTCGGTCGCAGGACTTCAATGCTTGGTACCTCGATGTCATTGAGCAAGCCGAGCTCGCCGATTACGGTCCGGTTCGCGGTACCATGGTCATTCGTCCGTACGGTTACGCCATATGGGAAGCCATTCAG GATTATCTGAATGTGAAATTCAAAGAGACTGGCCACAGTAACATGTATTTCCCACAG TTTATACCGTATTCGTTTATAGAGAAAGAAGCTAGCCATGTTGAAGGGTTTAGTCCTGAATTAGCAGTGGTGACAATAGGAGGAGGGAAGGAGCTTGAAGAAAAACTTGTG GTTCGACCCACAAGTGAAACCATAGTAAATCACATGTTCACTCAGTGGATTCATAGTTACCGTGATCTTCCCCTTATGGTTAACCAA TGGGCAAATGTGACAAGATGGGAGATGCGGACGAAACCTTTTGTGAGGACACTTGAATTTCTCTGGCAGGAGGGACATACTGCTCATGCTACTTCAGAGGAGGCAGAGAAAGAG GCTATACAGATGATTGACGTGTATACAAAGTTTGCTTATGAGGAAACTGCAATACCTGTTATTGCAGGTCGAAAGTCAAAAATTGAAACGTTTGCTGGTGCTGTTAGGACCTATACAATAGAGGCTATGATGGGTGATAGGAAGGCACTACAGGCTGGCACCAGCCACAATCTTGGGCAGAACTTCTCTCGTGCCTTTGGAACACAG TTTACTGATGAAAGTGGACAGAGGCAACATGTGTGGCAGACTTCTTGGGCAGTTAGTACCCGTTTTGTTGGTGGTATTATCATGACCCATGGAGATGATACAGGTTTAATGCTTCCCCCAAAGATTGCACCGATACAG GTGGTGATCACACCAATTTGGAAGAAGGATGATGATAGAGAAGGAGTTCTGAGTGCTGCATCATCCGTAAAAGAAGCATTGCAGACTGCAGACATTAGAGTTAAACTCGATGACTCTGATCAGAGAACCCCAGGATggaaattcaatttctgggagaTGAAG GGAGTCCCTTTAAGAATTGAATTGGGTCCTCGTGATGTTTCAAGCCAGACTGTGGTTATATGTAAAAGAGATGTTCCTGGAAAACAAGGGAAAGTCTTCGGAATATCAATGGAGCCCTCAGTTTTGAAGGCTTATGTCAAGGACAAGTTGGATGAGATCCAGTCATCACTTTTGGAAAAAGCAAAATCATTCCGAGATAG taaTATTGTGGATGTCAGCTCATATGACGAACTCAAAGTTGCAATCTCCCAGGGAAAATGGGCAAGAGGTCCTTGGTCAGCTAG TGACAAAGATGAGTTAAAAGTAAAAGAAGAAACAGGGGCAACCATTAGGTGTTTTCCTTTCGAACAGCCGCAAGGGATTAAAACATGTTTGATGACTGGTAACCGTGCGGAGGAAGTAGCTATTTTTGCAAAGTCCTACTAA